The following are from one region of the Chanos chanos chromosome 10, fChaCha1.1, whole genome shotgun sequence genome:
- the creb1b gene encoding cyclic AMP-responsive element-binding protein 1b — MTMESGAEAQQGADTAVSESESQQIAQAQIATLTQVTMPAGHATASGPTVTLVQLPNGQTVQVHGVIQAAQPSVIQSPQVQTVQISTVAESEDSQESVDSVTDSQKRREILSRRPSYRKILNDLSSDAPGVPRIEEEKSEEDAAPAITTVTVPTPIYQTSSGQYIAITQGGAIQLANNGTDGVQGLQTLTMTNAAAAQPGTTILQYAQTSDGQQILVPSNVIAAASGDVQAYQIRTAPTSTIAPGVVMTSSPAVPSQGGAEEATRKREVRLMKNREAARECRRKKKEYVKCLENRVAVLENQNKTLIEELKALKDLYCHKSE; from the exons ATGACCATGGAATCGGGCGCAGAGGCACAGCAGGGTGCAGACACTGCTGTCTCTGAGAGTGAGAGCCAGCAGATAGCTCAGGCACAGATAGCCACTCTAACACAG GTAACCATGCCAGCAGGGCATGCCACCGCCAGCGGGCCCACAGTCACTCTGGTTCAGTTACCCAATGGGCAAACAGTACAAGTGCACGGGGTCATCCAGGCCGCTCAGCCCTCAGTCATCCAGTCTCCACAGGTGCAGACTGTTCAG ATCTCCACTGTCGCAGAAAGTGAGGACTCCCAAGAgtcagtggacagtgtcactgattCCCAGAAACGTCGAGAGATTCTGTCCAGACGGCCCTCTTACAG AAAAATCCTCAACGACCTGTCCTCAGATGCTCCTGGAGTCCCAAGGATTGAAGAGGAAAAATCTGAGGAGGATGCTGCTCCTGCCATCACCACGGTTACCGTGCCCACGCCTATCTACCAAACCAGCAGCGGCCAGTACA TCGCCATCACACAGGGTGGAGCCATTCAGCTGGCCAATAACGGCACAGATGGAGTGCAGGGTCTTCAAACTCTCACTATGACCAACGCTGCGGCCGCCCAACCAGGCACCACCATTCTTCAGTATGCCCAGACCAGCGACGGCCAGCAGATCTTGGTACCCAGCAATGTGATAG CGGCGGCCTCAGGAGACGTCCAGGCCTACCAGATCCGCACGGCCCCCACCAGCACCATCGCTCCTGGTGTGGTCATGACCTCCTCTCCTGCAGTGCCCAGCCAAGGGGGTGCTGAGGAAGCCACACGCAAGAGGGAGGTCCGGCTTATGAAAAACAG AGAGGCTGCTCGTGAATGTCGCCGGAAGAAGAAGGAATACGTCAAGTGTTTGGAGAATCGTGTTGCCGTGCTGGAGAACCAGAACAAAACCTTAATTGAGGAACTCAAAGCACTTAAAGACCTGTACTGCCATAAATCAGAGTAA